One stretch of Natronobacterium gregoryi SP2 DNA includes these proteins:
- a CDS encoding LAGLIDADG family homing endonuclease has protein sequence MAQAGTSELVDSFEQFFRNYYDNEIKQLAQQYPNEKRSLYVDWQDLYRFDPDLADDFLSQPEQLQRYAEEALRLYDLPIDVSLGQAHVRIRNLPKTESPEIREIRSRDMNSLVEVRGIVRKATDVRPKIEEAAFECQLCGTLTRVPQSSGDFQEPHECQGCERQGPFQVNFDQSEFVDSQKLRIQESPEGLRGGETPQSLDIHVEDDITGEVTPGDHVSAAGVLRLEQQGDGQDKSPVFDFYMEGMSVDIEEEQFEDMDITDEDKKQIYEISNGDDVYERMVGSIAPSIYGYEQEKLAMVLQLFSGVTKQLPDGSRIRGDLHMLLIGDPGTGKCVKGDTKITLADGRTAPIHQLVESNLEDPKPIDDGWWDEIDLEVPSLQDDGSIAPQRATKVWKREAPEQMCRVRTSSGRELEVTPSHPLFVQQDGQFTPIVADDLTEGQFVAAPKNYPTDGDDVLDIDFRRSKSRNAVQLDLPTEWTPSLARLIGYVIVEGYVEQRDDNTGFVSITTNDRAVLNDATNALEELGLNTTERDAHEGKEARELRCSAGELVSFLEALEPYILQSSDEQCVPDDLFKASDPIRSEFLKAFIEGEGHVSASQREITVASMSRGLLEDIRTLLLSVEIRSQLHERRNGSYRLRISASEFEKYVAKIGFVTPRKQKSAERYADTKGNTNLDIVPGVGSELRQIRESLSLTQAECGLPRSTYQHYEQRSRNPSRESLREVIGAFKDALPREKSQAEAGALADGGSVRASIAALEQFVEGDVYWERIESIETVEPDYNWVYDLEIDGTHSYVSNGIVSHNSQMIGYIQNIAPRSVYTSGKGSSSAGLTAAAVRDDFGDGQQWTLEAGALVLADQGIAAVDELDKMRSEDRSAMHEALEQQKISVSKAGINATLKSRCSLLGAANPKYGRFDQYEPIGEQIDLEPALISRFDLIFTVTDQPDEEKDKNLAEHILTTNYAGELTTQQEQMTSLEVDQDEIEQMTEQVDPEIDAELLRKYIAFAKQNCHPRMTDEAQETIRDFYVDLRARGTDEDAAVPVTARKLEALVRLAEASARVRLSDTVEQHDAEQSVEIVRSCLQDIGVDPETGEFDADIVEAGTSKSQRDRIKNLKQLIGDIEEEYDEGAPVDIVLDRAEEIGMDQSKAEHEIDKLKQKGEVYEPSTDNLRTT, from the coding sequence ATGGCGCAAGCGGGAACTTCAGAACTCGTCGACTCTTTCGAGCAGTTCTTCCGTAACTACTACGACAACGAGATCAAGCAGCTTGCGCAGCAATACCCCAACGAAAAGCGATCGCTATACGTTGACTGGCAGGATCTCTACCGATTCGATCCCGATCTCGCGGACGACTTCCTGAGCCAGCCTGAACAGCTCCAGCGGTACGCCGAGGAGGCGTTGCGGCTGTACGACCTTCCGATCGACGTGAGTCTCGGCCAGGCACACGTCCGGATCCGGAACCTCCCCAAGACCGAGTCGCCCGAGATCCGCGAGATTCGCTCGCGGGACATGAACTCGCTGGTCGAAGTTCGGGGTATCGTCCGGAAGGCGACCGACGTCCGCCCCAAGATCGAGGAGGCAGCCTTCGAGTGCCAGCTCTGTGGCACCCTCACCCGCGTGCCACAGTCCAGCGGGGACTTCCAGGAACCCCACGAGTGCCAGGGCTGTGAACGCCAGGGACCGTTCCAGGTCAACTTCGATCAGTCGGAGTTCGTCGACTCCCAGAAGCTCCGCATTCAGGAGAGCCCCGAAGGCCTGCGCGGTGGCGAGACGCCCCAGTCGCTAGACATCCACGTCGAGGACGACATTACTGGCGAGGTGACTCCCGGTGACCACGTCTCTGCGGCCGGCGTCCTTCGCCTCGAGCAACAGGGCGACGGCCAGGACAAGTCCCCCGTCTTCGACTTCTACATGGAGGGGATGTCCGTCGACATCGAGGAAGAACAGTTCGAAGACATGGACATCACCGACGAGGACAAGAAACAGATCTACGAGATCTCCAACGGGGACGACGTCTACGAGCGGATGGTCGGTTCGATCGCGCCGTCGATCTACGGCTACGAACAGGAGAAACTCGCGATGGTCCTCCAGTTGTTCTCGGGCGTGACGAAACAGTTGCCGGACGGGTCGCGAATTCGGGGCGACCTGCATATGCTTCTTATCGGGGATCCGGGTACAGGGAAGTGTGTGAAAGGCGATACGAAGATCACGCTCGCGGACGGACGAACGGCACCGATCCACCAACTCGTCGAGTCGAATCTCGAGGATCCGAAACCAATAGATGACGGCTGGTGGGACGAGATCGATCTCGAGGTTCCTTCTTTACAAGACGACGGCTCGATCGCTCCGCAACGAGCGACGAAAGTTTGGAAACGGGAAGCACCGGAGCAGATGTGCCGAGTTCGGACTTCGAGCGGGCGGGAACTGGAGGTAACGCCGTCGCATCCGCTGTTTGTTCAACAAGACGGACAGTTCACACCAATTGTCGCAGACGATCTCACTGAGGGGCAGTTTGTTGCTGCACCCAAAAACTATCCAACAGATGGAGATGATGTTCTCGATATCGACTTCCGGCGATCCAAATCCCGGAATGCGGTTCAACTCGACCTACCGACAGAGTGGACACCCTCGTTAGCCCGGCTAATCGGGTACGTCATTGTAGAAGGTTATGTAGAGCAGCGAGACGACAACACCGGCTTCGTTTCGATTACAACCAACGATAGAGCGGTCCTGAACGATGCAACGAACGCTCTTGAGGAACTTGGTCTCAATACGACGGAACGGGATGCCCACGAGGGCAAGGAAGCCCGTGAACTACGCTGTTCAGCAGGTGAGCTCGTAAGCTTTCTCGAAGCGCTCGAACCGTATATCCTTCAGTCGTCCGACGAACAATGTGTTCCGGATGACCTTTTCAAAGCCAGTGACCCGATACGATCGGAGTTCCTCAAAGCGTTCATCGAAGGAGAAGGCCACGTTTCGGCATCGCAGCGAGAGATAACCGTCGCTTCGATGAGCCGTGGGCTGCTCGAAGACATCAGAACACTCCTGCTCTCTGTCGAAATTCGGTCACAACTCCACGAGCGACGTAATGGTAGTTATCGGCTCAGAATAAGCGCCAGCGAATTCGAGAAGTACGTCGCGAAGATTGGGTTTGTAACGCCACGAAAACAGAAATCTGCTGAACGGTACGCCGATACAAAAGGGAATACCAATCTTGATATCGTTCCCGGTGTCGGATCGGAGCTTCGGCAGATCCGAGAGTCGCTATCGCTCACACAAGCTGAATGTGGGCTCCCTCGGTCGACATATCAACACTACGAGCAAAGGTCGAGGAATCCGAGCCGCGAGAGCCTTCGAGAGGTCATTGGAGCCTTCAAAGACGCACTACCAAGGGAGAAAAGTCAGGCCGAGGCGGGTGCATTAGCAGACGGTGGATCTGTAAGAGCGAGCATCGCCGCTCTCGAGCAATTCGTCGAAGGGGACGTCTACTGGGAACGTATTGAATCAATCGAGACGGTCGAGCCCGATTACAATTGGGTATACGACCTCGAGATCGACGGAACGCACAGCTACGTTTCAAACGGGATCGTCTCGCATAATTCCCAGATGATCGGATATATCCAAAATATTGCACCTCGGTCCGTGTATACCTCGGGAAAAGGTTCGTCGTCGGCTGGTCTGACGGCAGCAGCTGTGAGAGACGACTTCGGCGACGGCCAGCAGTGGACCCTCGAGGCCGGCGCACTCGTCCTCGCCGACCAGGGGATCGCAGCGGTTGACGAACTCGATAAAATGCGCAGCGAAGACAGGAGTGCTATGCACGAGGCCCTTGAGCAGCAGAAAATCTCCGTCTCCAAGGCAGGTATCAACGCCACGCTCAAGTCCCGCTGTTCGCTGCTGGGCGCGGCCAATCCCAAGTACGGGCGCTTCGACCAGTACGAACCCATCGGCGAGCAGATCGACTTAGAGCCCGCCCTGATCTCCCGATTCGACCTCATCTTCACCGTCACCGACCAGCCCGACGAGGAGAAAGACAAGAACCTCGCCGAACACATCCTCACGACCAACTACGCAGGCGAGTTGACGACTCAACAGGAACAGATGACCTCCCTCGAGGTCGATCAGGACGAAATCGAGCAGATGACAGAGCAGGTCGACCCCGAGATCGACGCCGAACTCCTGCGGAAGTATATCGCCTTCGCGAAGCAAAACTGCCACCCGCGGATGACCGACGAAGCCCAGGAGACGATCCGGGATTTCTACGTCGACTTGCGGGCGCGTGGCACCGACGAGGACGCAGCCGTTCCCGTCACCGCCCGGAAACTCGAGGCACTGGTCCGGTTGGCAGAAGCCAGCGCCCGCGTTCGGCTCTCGGATACGGTAGAGCAACACGACGCCGAGCAGTCGGTCGAGATCGTTCGGTCCTGCCTACAGGACATCGGCGTCGATCCTGAGACCGGCGAGTTCGACGCGGATATCGTCGAGGCCGGCACCTCGAAGTCCCAGCGAGACCGGATCAAGAACCTCAAACAGCTCATCGGCGACATCGAAGAGGAGTACGACGAGGGAGCACCGGTCGACATCGTCCTGGACCGAGCCGAGGAGATCGGGATGGACCAGTCTAAAGCCGAACACGAGATCGACAAACTCAAACAGAAAGGCGAGGTCTACGAGCCGAGCACTGACAACCTGCGGACGACGTAG
- a CDS encoding HTTM domain-containing protein, which translates to MTPSHRRDPDRSVAVHNRLWTALQPVRRHARARLEVDTRALAALRIALGSIVLFDLFHRAGSLETFYTNAGVYPLEVYQSTYSRYTGFSLHAASGEVWFQQLLFVIAGAFAVALILGYRTRLVGFVSLVLLLSLHARNPAVLNGADQLLRVLLIVALLTPLGERWSVDALRRGSARTTVVTFGTVALLAQPVVVFTQNAILKHEGDSWYAGEGITIAFASDEMTIFLGNHLGSYPALLELFNWVWITLLAGSGAFLLLTRGWQRVPVVFVYLGAFGGLLLSVSVGLFPLVLAAAVLPFLPTQFWDALEHLVPSRLARFRPRVSWLGPLERPPLEWRALGGLRRRGHGQIASFVTGYARSVLTVAGFLVLVWMLLFGATHASSYDVPDEIYSPHLDEQRWGLYAPDPSESYGWFGTEARLENGSAVGAFGDENITADRPPDAAQEYENFRERKYLESVRDSGTDDSEGIIATSYADWACEQAVDEYGEDELETVTLYRFIQSKPLEGEYEEAPQHYTVVERSC; encoded by the coding sequence ATGACTCCCAGCCACCGACGAGATCCGGACCGAAGCGTCGCCGTTCACAACCGGTTGTGGACGGCTCTCCAGCCCGTTCGACGCCACGCTCGAGCGCGTCTCGAAGTCGACACCCGCGCACTCGCTGCCCTTCGAATCGCGCTGGGATCGATCGTCTTGTTCGACCTGTTCCACCGTGCAGGCTCACTCGAGACGTTCTACACGAACGCTGGCGTTTATCCACTGGAGGTCTACCAGAGTACCTACAGTCGATACACCGGTTTCTCTCTGCATGCGGCCTCCGGCGAGGTGTGGTTCCAGCAGCTCCTGTTCGTGATCGCTGGCGCGTTCGCGGTCGCGTTGATTCTCGGCTACCGGACGCGACTGGTCGGGTTCGTCTCTCTCGTCTTGTTGCTCTCGTTGCACGCCCGCAACCCGGCCGTCCTCAACGGGGCGGACCAGTTGTTACGGGTCCTGCTCATCGTCGCGTTGTTGACGCCGCTTGGCGAACGGTGGTCGGTCGACGCGCTTCGCCGCGGCTCCGCCCGTACGACCGTCGTGACGTTCGGGACCGTTGCGTTGCTTGCTCAACCGGTCGTCGTCTTCACACAGAACGCGATCCTCAAACACGAAGGCGACAGTTGGTACGCTGGAGAGGGAATCACGATCGCGTTCGCCAGCGACGAGATGACGATTTTCCTCGGGAACCACCTCGGCTCGTATCCGGCCCTCCTCGAGCTGTTCAACTGGGTGTGGATCACCCTGCTTGCGGGCTCTGGGGCGTTTCTGTTGCTGACGCGAGGATGGCAGCGCGTGCCGGTCGTCTTCGTCTATCTCGGAGCCTTCGGCGGACTACTGCTGTCGGTTTCGGTCGGACTGTTCCCGCTCGTCCTCGCGGCTGCAGTGCTCCCGTTTTTGCCGACGCAGTTCTGGGACGCACTCGAGCACCTGGTGCCGTCTCGGCTCGCTCGTTTCCGGCCCCGAGTGTCGTGGCTCGGCCCGCTCGAGCGGCCACCACTCGAGTGGCGCGCTCTCGGGGGACTCCGTCGACGTGGCCACGGACAGATCGCGTCGTTTGTCACCGGCTACGCCCGGTCGGTGCTGACGGTTGCTGGCTTTCTGGTGCTCGTTTGGATGCTTCTGTTCGGTGCGACCCACGCCTCGAGCTACGACGTTCCCGACGAGATCTATTCGCCACACCTCGACGAACAGCGGTGGGGGCTGTACGCACCGGACCCGTCCGAGTCGTACGGCTGGTTCGGGACCGAGGCTCGACTGGAAAACGGGTCCGCAGTCGGTGCGTTCGGTGACGAAAACATCACGGCCGACAGACCGCCGGACGCCGCACAGGAGTACGAGAATTTTCGGGAACGAAAGTACTTAGAGAGCGTCCGCGACTCGGGTACGGACGACTCGGAAGGGATCATCGCGACGAGTTACGCCGACTGGGCCTGCGAGCAGGCCGTCGACGAGTACGGCGAGGACGAACTCGAGACGGTGACTCTCTATCGGTTCATCCAGTCCAAACCGCTCGAGGGCGAGTACGAGGAAGCACCGCAACACTACACGGTCGTCGAACGTTCCTGTTGA
- a CDS encoding pro-sigmaK processing inhibitor BofA family protein encodes MVTGLEILLLVLVLVAVLGASTIVETVRPFIANAVVGLLALFLAQAVFGLPVTITPIVLAIVALGGFPGAVLVALLSLFGVAFVP; translated from the coding sequence ATGGTAACAGGACTCGAGATCCTCCTGTTGGTCCTCGTTCTCGTCGCCGTTCTCGGTGCGTCGACGATCGTCGAGACGGTTCGTCCGTTCATCGCCAACGCAGTCGTCGGCCTGCTCGCGTTGTTTCTCGCACAGGCCGTCTTCGGTCTCCCGGTCACTATCACGCCTATCGTGCTCGCTATCGTCGCACTCGGAGGCTTTCCGGGGGCAGTGCTTGTTGCCCTGCTGTCGCTGTTTGGCGTCGCATTCGTCCCCTGA
- a CDS encoding A24 family peptidase C-terminal domain-containing protein, producing the protein MTLAFVSATAPDLLRLVALPVFAWVAIRDIETRRVSSGVWIPLALLGGVLLLWEAQLARAAGGQVWIDEFLVPAAISFGVVVPIAYTFWWFGGFGGADAKALLVLALLFPTFPQYAVGSVTLPVTTTPIGSFSFTILTNAVLVAILIPIALAVRNAVSGRLTPVMFIGWPVRWDDVPDHHGQLLETTAGVSRSGLDLDALRMYLRWRGLTLEEIQEDPATFRDPVTLPNDPNPPSDGAVDAEVRTNGSLEVDPEAGLAADSDHDDPWGARIFLTDIDGSAYGTTPAELREGLEVLADADTETVWVSPGTPFLAPIFVGLVIAVLYGDLLIGTLL; encoded by the coding sequence GTGACACTCGCGTTCGTCTCGGCGACGGCCCCGGACTTGCTGCGGCTCGTCGCCCTTCCGGTCTTCGCCTGGGTCGCCATCCGAGATATCGAGACCAGACGCGTCTCGAGCGGCGTCTGGATTCCGCTTGCCTTGCTCGGGGGCGTCTTGCTCCTCTGGGAGGCCCAACTCGCTCGGGCGGCCGGCGGCCAGGTCTGGATCGACGAGTTTCTCGTCCCGGCCGCGATCAGTTTCGGGGTCGTCGTCCCGATCGCGTACACGTTCTGGTGGTTCGGCGGCTTCGGCGGTGCCGACGCGAAGGCGTTGCTCGTGCTCGCCCTGCTGTTCCCAACCTTCCCGCAGTACGCAGTCGGTTCCGTCACTCTGCCGGTCACGACGACGCCGATCGGCTCGTTCTCGTTTACGATCCTGACCAACGCCGTTCTTGTCGCGATCCTGATCCCGATCGCACTCGCCGTGCGAAATGCCGTCTCAGGCCGTCTCACGCCCGTCATGTTCATCGGCTGGCCCGTCCGCTGGGACGACGTTCCCGACCACCACGGCCAGTTGCTCGAGACGACGGCCGGCGTCTCCCGGAGCGGCCTCGACCTGGACGCCCTCCGGATGTACCTCCGGTGGCGCGGCCTCACGCTCGAGGAGATACAGGAAGACCCCGCGACCTTCCGGGACCCGGTGACGCTACCGAACGATCCGAACCCGCCGAGCGACGGGGCGGTCGACGCCGAGGTCCGAACCAACGGCTCGCTCGAGGTCGATCCGGAGGCCGGACTCGCGGCCGACAGCGATCACGACGATCCCTGGGGAGCGCGCATCTTCCTCACGGACATCGACGGGTCGGCCTACGGGACGACGCCAGCAGAACTGCGGGAGGGGCTCGAGGTCCTCGCGGATGCAGACACCGAGACGGTTTGGGTCTCACCCGGCACGCCGTTTCTCGCCCCGATCTTCGTCGGTCTCGTGATCGCCGTACTCTACGGGGATCTGCTGATCGGCACGCTACTGTAG
- the fer gene encoding ferredoxin Fer → MPTVEYLNYEVLDDQGWDMDDDDLFEQAADADLGDEDYGSLEVNEGEYILEAAEAQGYDWPFSCRAGACANCAAIVKEGEIDMDMQQILSDEEVEDKDVRLTCIGSAETDEVKIVYNAKHLDYLQNRVI, encoded by the coding sequence ATGCCCACGGTAGAATACCTCAACTACGAAGTGCTGGACGACCAGGGCTGGGACATGGACGACGACGACCTCTTCGAGCAGGCCGCCGACGCCGACCTCGGTGACGAGGACTACGGCAGTCTCGAGGTCAACGAGGGCGAGTACATCCTCGAGGCCGCCGAGGCCCAAGGCTACGACTGGCCCTTCTCCTGCCGTGCAGGCGCTTGTGCGAACTGTGCGGCCATCGTCAAAGAGGGGGAGATCGACATGGACATGCAACAGATTCTCAGCGACGAGGAAGTCGAGGACAAAGACGTCCGCCTGACCTGCATCGGTTCCGCCGAAACCGACGAGGTCAAGATCGTCTACAACGCAAAGCACCTCGACTACCTGCAAAACCGCGTCATTTAA
- a CDS encoding inorganic phosphate transporter, protein MTEVLLIVGILVAVFVGYNIGGATTGPAFGPAVGANVITKVMAAALMSIFFFLGAVTIGPQVVDTLGNDLVHDTGIFTMRSNVAVLFFIGGALFVGNYAGVPASTSMTAVGAIAALGLATGELAWDILGEIVVWWIVAPIIGFWVGGLVGRYFYTQLNEWVALEGSRDGERMIRLEWSGLVPRFQFGPNADRREVTGAFVVVGIGCLMGFSSGTSNIANAIAPIYGTGDVDMLTLILIGSAAVAVGCFTIARRTMETLGNDITNLPLTAAIVVAVISSTIVIGLSWIGIPASFVVIATMSIVGLGWGRATRTTTLSDAARGEEETRVSVGALTAEEEGEESPDIGEEEPADIPRASDLFDPSTTARVIVMQNVVPIISTAGAFLTFRFVPIFGF, encoded by the coding sequence GTGACTGAAGTACTCCTTATCGTGGGGATTCTCGTCGCTGTCTTCGTCGGCTACAACATCGGTGGCGCAACGACCGGGCCAGCGTTCGGTCCAGCCGTCGGTGCGAACGTCATCACGAAGGTGATGGCAGCCGCGTTGATGTCGATTTTCTTCTTCCTGGGTGCCGTCACGATCGGTCCACAGGTCGTCGACACGCTCGGCAACGACCTCGTTCACGACACAGGAATCTTCACCATGCGGTCGAACGTTGCTGTCCTCTTTTTTATCGGCGGTGCTCTCTTCGTCGGCAACTACGCGGGCGTTCCCGCCTCGACGTCGATGACTGCCGTCGGTGCGATCGCCGCACTCGGGCTGGCGACCGGCGAACTCGCCTGGGACATCCTCGGCGAAATCGTCGTCTGGTGGATCGTCGCCCCGATCATCGGCTTTTGGGTCGGCGGTCTCGTCGGTCGATACTTCTACACCCAACTCAACGAGTGGGTCGCCCTCGAGGGGAGCCGCGACGGTGAACGGATGATCCGCCTCGAGTGGTCGGGACTCGTCCCACGATTCCAGTTCGGCCCGAACGCCGATCGACGGGAGGTTACTGGAGCGTTCGTCGTCGTCGGGATCGGCTGTCTGATGGGGTTTTCCTCGGGGACGAGCAACATCGCAAACGCCATCGCACCGATCTACGGTACCGGCGACGTCGACATGCTCACGCTGATCCTGATCGGTTCCGCCGCAGTCGCGGTCGGCTGTTTCACCATCGCTCGCCGGACGATGGAGACGCTGGGTAACGACATCACGAACCTGCCGCTGACGGCCGCGATCGTCGTCGCCGTCATCAGTTCGACCATCGTCATCGGCCTCTCGTGGATCGGTATTCCGGCGAGTTTCGTCGTCATCGCGACGATGAGCATCGTCGGCCTCGGCTGGGGGCGGGCGACCCGAACGACGACGCTGTCCGACGCTGCCCGCGGCGAAGAGGAGACTCGCGTCTCCGTCGGTGCGCTGACAGCCGAAGAAGAGGGCGAAGAGTCACCCGACATCGGCGAGGAAGAACCGGCGGACATCCCGCGAGCCTCCGACCTGTTCGATCCGTCGACGACGGCTCGAGTCATCGTCATGCAAAACGTCGTCCCGATCATCTCGACTGCCGGTGCGTTCCTTACGTTCCGGTTCGTTCCAATATTCGGGTTCTGA
- a CDS encoding universal stress protein: MLSRILVPMDDSDHAEHALEYALENHPDAEVTVLHVVGVPSMMMGDAVGLSLKDDLEEAAADRAETVFERAHEVAAERDRELETVVGIGHPARNVVDRADDYDTIVLGSHGADWNRATHRFLVGNVAETVTKRAPVPVTIVR; this comes from the coding sequence ATGCTCTCTCGCATCCTCGTCCCCATGGACGACTCCGACCACGCCGAGCACGCACTCGAGTACGCCCTCGAGAACCACCCCGACGCCGAGGTCACCGTCCTCCACGTCGTCGGCGTCCCGTCGATGATGATGGGCGACGCGGTAGGACTCTCGCTCAAGGACGACCTCGAGGAGGCGGCCGCCGACCGGGCCGAAACGGTCTTCGAACGCGCCCACGAGGTCGCCGCGGAACGGGACCGAGAACTCGAGACGGTCGTCGGTATCGGTCACCCGGCACGGAACGTCGTCGACCGCGCCGACGACTACGACACGATCGTTCTCGGGAGCCACGGCGCAGATTGGAATCGCGCGACACACCGCTTTCTCGTGGGGAACGTCGCCGAAACCGTGACGAAACGCGCGCCGGTACCGGTGACGATCGTTCGTTGA
- a CDS encoding inorganic phosphate transporter: MVETVLLVGVVASVFVGFNIGGSSTGITWGPSVGAGIVSKTTAAAVMTFFVFFGGWTVGRNVMETLSEGIITIDLTLTAGVAVLFFIGLGMLVANIFGVPVPTSMTTVGAIAGLGLATGTLDYATIAEIISWWIVTPIIGLWIGVLIGRYIYPWVNHRVDIEKSEGPLLRLERRGSVPTPALGPNTTRQEFGTTLAVFVIGCYMAFSAGASNVPNAAAPLVGTVDGLEPNTAIIIATFAIGLGGFTIARRTMASVGGELSDIPLLAALFVMVTASTITTILSWAGIPISLVMATVMTIVGIGWGRATRPVTVREAVSQDVDDTEIDLGAIVAQEKVDETAPRIGQPESADVLRGDDLFNPRAIVKYVSMWIIGPSMSTLLAYGFFLALPGVA, translated from the coding sequence ATGGTCGAAACGGTGCTGTTGGTCGGAGTTGTCGCCTCGGTTTTCGTCGGTTTCAACATTGGCGGTTCGTCGACTGGAATCACGTGGGGACCCTCCGTCGGTGCCGGAATCGTGTCGAAGACGACTGCAGCGGCGGTCATGACGTTCTTCGTCTTCTTCGGCGGCTGGACCGTCGGACGGAACGTGATGGAGACGCTCAGCGAGGGGATTATCACGATCGACCTCACGCTGACCGCTGGCGTCGCCGTCCTCTTTTTCATCGGACTGGGGATGCTCGTCGCCAACATCTTCGGCGTTCCCGTGCCGACGTCGATGACGACGGTCGGCGCGATCGCCGGACTGGGACTGGCCACGGGGACCCTGGACTACGCGACGATCGCCGAAATCATCTCCTGGTGGATCGTCACGCCGATCATCGGGCTCTGGATCGGCGTACTGATCGGTCGGTACATCTACCCGTGGGTCAATCACCGGGTCGACATCGAAAAGTCGGAAGGGCCGCTGCTTCGACTCGAGCGCCGAGGATCGGTACCGACGCCGGCGCTCGGACCGAACACGACCCGACAGGAGTTCGGTACCACGCTCGCGGTCTTCGTCATCGGCTGCTACATGGCCTTCAGTGCCGGTGCGAGCAACGTCCCGAACGCCGCCGCGCCGCTGGTCGGCACTGTCGACGGGCTGGAACCGAACACCGCGATCATCATTGCCACCTTTGCAATCGGTCTCGGCGGGTTCACCATCGCCCGACGAACGATGGCGTCCGTCGGCGGCGAACTGAGCGACATCCCGCTGCTCGCGGCGCTTTTCGTCATGGTGACCGCCTCGACGATCACGACGATTCTCTCGTGGGCCGGTATCCCGATCAGCCTCGTGATGGCGACAGTGATGACGATCGTCGGCATCGGCTGGGGCCGAGCGACCCGTCCGGTCACGGTCCGCGAGGCAGTCAGCCAGGACGTAGACGACACCGAGATCGACCTCGGTGCCATCGTCGCCCAGGAGAAAGTCGACGAGACCGCGCCTCGGATCGGCCAACCGGAGTCTGCGGACGTACTCCGCGGTGACGACCTGTTCAACCCTCGAGCGATCGTCAAGTACGTCTCGATGTGGATCATCGGTCCCTCGATGTCGACGCTCCTGGCGTACGGGTTCTTCCTCGCTCTTCCCGGCGTCGCCTGA
- a CDS encoding universal stress protein, protein MVDDVLVPMDDSEMSERTLEYALEVFPDADVTVLHVVGEPSPMWGRATGLALADDLEEAADEHAKEVFERAREIAAEADGDVVLDTDVELGHPVRAIVRRAADYETVVIGSHGGSVADRIFVGNVAEKVFRRSPVPVVVVR, encoded by the coding sequence ATGGTCGACGACGTCCTCGTCCCGATGGACGATTCGGAGATGAGCGAACGCACACTCGAGTACGCACTCGAGGTCTTCCCCGACGCCGACGTCACTGTTCTCCACGTGGTCGGTGAACCGTCCCCCATGTGGGGGCGGGCGACGGGCCTCGCGCTCGCTGACGACCTCGAAGAGGCGGCCGACGAACACGCAAAAGAGGTGTTCGAACGCGCCCGAGAAATCGCCGCCGAAGCCGACGGTGACGTCGTTTTGGACACCGACGTCGAACTCGGACATCCGGTTCGTGCCATCGTTCGCCGCGCTGCCGACTACGAGACGGTCGTGATCGGCAGCCACGGCGGGAGCGTCGCGGACCGTATCTTCGTCGGCAACGTCGCGGAGAAGGTATTTCGGCGGTCTCCAGTCCCGGTCGTCGTCGTTCGGTGA